Proteins found in one Colletes latitarsis isolate SP2378_abdomen chromosome 8, iyColLati1, whole genome shotgun sequence genomic segment:
- the LOC143344378 gene encoding uncharacterized protein LOC143344378 isoform X1, whose translation MNEAEPWSLPPKQALYDPTLEKDACGVGFIVSIDGQKSHKIVRDAEILSARMNHRGACACDNDTGDGAGVLCAIPHEYYANEVREGQNVELPKFERYATGILFLDKNTHGEAEAAFEKLAEECNLRVICWRDVPTDNTRIGQVARKCEPYMRQVFVTGDQDDVSLERQVFILRKRSSHCIPRPGIRYYICSLSVRTIVYKGQLTADQLWLYFLDLKSPRFETYLALVHTRFSTNTFPSWERAHPLRLLAHNGEINTLRGNVNFMKAREGVMSSKIFGDQLKQLYPVVEPNLSDSGAADCVLEFLVMAGQRSLPEAVMTMVPEAWQNDLTMATEKRHFYHWAACAMEPWDGPALLTFTDGRYVGAILDRNGLRPSRFYVTKDNMMVMASEVGVYDTPPSNVALKSRLKPGRMLLVDTHERRIIQDVELKLQIARSRPHSQWLKDQITMEELRAADVGHAAMPSENGSAETKDEAMRKLAAVDANPISAVNRVWGGDKRLSLYGYTLETINMLLLPMMQSKKEALGSMGNDAPLACLSQFQPLIYEYFKQLFAQVTNPPIDPFREKIVMSMLCPIGPESNILEPNEMQVHRLFLPQPILSLEDLEIVRRTKYRGWKTKTIDMTYPVQDGPPGLVNTLDRVSQEADQAAKEGYQFIILSDRQAGPERVPVSSLLILGAVHHYLIEERQRMKVGLILETGEAREVHHVCLLLGYGADAVCPYLVFEMARNLRADGVLDSSLTDNALCANYAEAMERGIGKVMAKMGISTLQSYKGAQIFEAVGLSDEVVDKCFKGTQSRIGGVTFDILAQEAFERHQLTYWNKPMDMLVIRNPGIYHWRSGGEKHINDPDSIANLQDYVSSKNLNAYDKYRKTTMEMVRACTLRGQLEFVDKTENSIPIDEVESASEIVKRFATGAMSFGSISIEAHTTLAIAMNRIGGKSNTGEGGENSDRYLDQEPEFNKRSAIKQVASGRFGVTSSYLANADDLQIKMAQGAKPGEGGELPGYKVTAEIAATRFSVAGVGLISPPPHHDIYSIEDLAELIYDLKCANPSARISVKLVSEVGVGVVAAGVAKGKAEHIVISGHDGGTGASSWTGIKSAGLPWELGVAETHQVLTLNNLRSRVVVQADGQLRTGFDIVVAALLGADEFGFSTAPLISMGCTMMRKCHLNTCPVGIATQDPALRKKFEGKPEHVINFFFALAEEVRSHMASLGIRKFQDLIGRTDLLRVRKNVSIEKAKTLNLDNILRNALELRPGVNIKGGSMKQDFQLENRLDNRMIELSKPVFERKQDRVEMELNINNECRAFASTLSYHISKLFGEDGLPEGSINVKMKGSAGQSFCAFMTKGVHVTLEGDANDYVGKGLCGGEIVIYPPKDSTFDSETNVIVGNVCLYGATSGKAYFRGIAAERFSVRNSGAVVVVEGVGDHGCEYMTGGCAIILGLTGRNFAAGMSGGIAYVFDVDGSFKSKCNPEMVELLPLDKSEDIDFVKQLLEEFVEKTGSLIAKDLLTLWPEPTTRFVKVFPYEYQRALKQVEEAKQAQPILNGNSQTLESQIKDIEDAITDINMEQRKLDKIKGFMKYKRQISVYRPTENRVNDWDEIYNFQGVRKGLRVQAARCMECGVPFCQSSHGCPLGNIIPKWNDLVFQSNWKEALNQLLQTNNFPEFTGRVCPAPCEGACVLGISEPAVTIKNIECAIIDHAFEQGWIVPHPPTTRTGRRIAVIGSGPAGLAAAHQLNKAGHLVTVYERNDRIGGLLQYGIPTMKLSKQVVQRRVSLLAAEGITFKTGVNVGKDISAKELREQYDAMLLCTGATWPRDLPIPGRQLEGIHFAVSFLEHWQKKQMGNDTPLDMRLMAKDKDVIIIGGGDTGCDCIATSLRQGAKTITTFEILPEPPNKRGRDNPWPQFPRVFKVDYGHEEVSLKFGRDPRQFSTLSKEFLDDGNGHVSGIKTVSVSWTMENGRWKMEEVPESEKIYKCDLVLLAMGFLGPEKYVATELDTTLDERGNYKTAIGKYETSLSGTYAAGDCRRGQSLVVWAITEGRQAAREIDMALMGSTGLPVSGGVITSVVA comes from the exons ATGAACGAAGCCGAGCCCTGGTCTTTACCACCAAAGCAGGCTCTCTACGATCCAACTCTCGAGAAGGATGCTTGCGGTGTTGGATTTATCGTTTCTATAGATGGACAAAAATCGCATAAG ATTGTTCGCGATGCGGAGATCCTGTCGGCGCGAATGAACCATCGCGGGGCTTGTGCATGCGATAACGACACCGGAGACGGTGCCGGTGTTCTTTGCGCAATTCCGCATGAATATTACGCCAATGAAGTTCG CGAGGGACAAAATGTTGAATTGCCAAAATTTGAGCGTTACGCTACCGGTATTCTGTTTCTTGACAAGAATACACACGGTGAAGCCGAGGCTGCGTTTGAAAAATTAGCTGAAGAATGCAACCTGAGG GTAATTTGTTGGCGCGATGTTCCAACCGATAACACACGGATTGGTCAAGTGGCGCGAAAATGCGAACCTTACATGCGTCAAGTTTTTGTAACTGGCGATCAGGATGATGTCAGTCTTGAACGGCAG GTTTTCATCTTAAGGAAAAGATCGTCTCATTGTATACCACGACCCGGAATTAGATACTACATATGCTCGCTTTCTGTACGGACGATCGTATACAAAGGTCAATTAACGGCAGACCAGCTGTGGCTTTATTTTTTAGATTTGAAG TCGCCAAGATTCGAGACATATTTGGCGTTAGTTCACACGAGATTCTCCACGAACACATTTCCAAGTTGGGAAAGGGCACATCCTCTTCG GTTGTTAGCGCACAATGGTGAAATAAACACTTTAAGGGGAAACGTAAATTTCATGAAAGCCCGAGAAGGAGTGATGAGCAGCAAAATCTTTGGCGATCAATTAAAGCAACTTTATCCCGTGGTAGAACCAAACTTGTCGGATTCCGGAGCTGCCGATTGCGTGTTGGAATTCTTAGTGATGGCGGGACAACGATCTTTACCTGAG GCGGTGATGACAATGGTACCAGAAGCTTGGCAAAATGATTTAACGATGGCGACGGAAAAGCGTCACTTTTATCATTGGGCCGCTTGCGCGATGGAACCTTGGGATGGCCCTGCCCTATTGACCTTCACAGATGGACGTTATGTTGGCGCTATTCTCGACAG AAACGGCCTGCGCCCGTCGCGCTTCTACGTCACTAAGGATAACATGATGGTGATGGCGTCCGAAGTGGGCGTCTATGATACTCCACCCAGCAATGTAGCCCTGAAG AGCCGTTTGAAACCCGGAAGAATGCTGCTCGTCGATACTCACGAACGGAGGATTATTCAAGACGTCGAACTGAAGCTACAGATTGCTAGAAGCAGACCTCATTCTCAATGGCTGAAAGATCAG ATCACGATGGAAGAGCTACGTGCTGCCGACGTCGGTCACGCGGCAATGCCATCTGAAAACGGGTCGGCGGAAACCAAAGACGAAGCTATGAGAAAACTCGCGGCGGTCGACGCAAATCCAATATCTGCTGTGAATCGAGTTTGGGGAGGCGACAAGAGACTATCCCTCTATGGATACACGCTAGAAACCATTAATATGTTGCTTCTGCCAATGATGCAGAGCAA AAAAGAAGCACTGGGTTCCATGGGTAATGATGCTCCACTGGCCTGCCTGTCGCAATTTCAGCCGCTCATCTACGAGTATTTTAAACAGTTGTTTGCCCAG GTTACGAATCCTCCGATAGATCCATTTAGAGAGAAGATCGTAATGTCGATGCTTTGTCCCATCGGTCCCGAGAGTAACATCTTGGAACCAAACGAAATGCAAGTGCATAGGTTATTTTTGCCGCAACCAATACTATCCCTAGAAGATCTGGAGATAGTCAGACGGACTAAATACCGTGGATGGAAGACTAAAACAATTGATATGACTTACCCTGTACAAGATGGTCCGCCTGGGTTAGTGAATACGTTGGACCGTGTTAGCCAGGAGGCGGATCAAGCTGCGAAAGAGGGTTATCAGTTCATCATTCTTTCCGACAGACAGGCTGGTCCAGAAAG AGTACCTGTGAGTAGTTTGTTAATACTGGGTGCAGTGCACCACTACTTAATTGAAGAACGACAGCGTATGAAGGTTGGTCTTATTCTCGAAACCGGCGAAGCCAGAGAAGTGCATCACGTTTGTTTGCTACTCGGTTACGGGGCGGATGCTGTTTGTCCGTATCTTGTATTCGAGATGGCGAGAAATCTACGAGCAGATGGTGTGCTAGATTCTTCCTTGACTGATAACGCTTTATGTGCG AACTATGCAGAAGCAATGGAGAGGGGTATAGGGAAGGTAATGGCAAAAATGGGAATCTCTACGTTGCAATCGTACAAGGGAGCTCAAATTTTCGAAGCGGTCGGGTTATCCGATGAGGTCGTCGACAAATGCTTCAAG GGTACACAGTCCCGCATTGGTGGAGTTACCTTCGATATTTTGGCACAAGAAGCATTCGAAAGGCATCAACTTACATATTGGAACAAACCTATGGATATGCTCGTCATTCGCAATCCAGGCATTTACCACTGGCGTTCCGGCGGAGAGAAACACATAAATGATCCTGATAGCATTGCGAATTTGCAG GACTACGTGAGTTCGAAGAACTTGAACGCGTACGACAAGTATCGAAAAACAACTATGGAAATGGTGAGGGCTTGTACGTTACGAGGTCAATTGGAATTTGTAGACAAGACCGAGAATTCCATACCCATCGACGAAGTTGAATCAGCATCCGAAATCGTGAAACGGTTCGCAACCGGAGCCATGAGTTTTGGAAGTATTTCGATAGAGGCACATACGACTCTAGCGATCGCGATGAATCGTATCGGAGGTAAATCTAATACTGGCGAAGGTGGTGAAAATTCTGACAG ATATCTAGATCAGGAACCAGAATTCAATAAACGATCAGCTATTAAACAGGTTGCTAGTGGTCGTTTCGGCGTAACTTCGAGTTATTTAGCAAACGCTGATGATCTCCAAATTAAAATGGCACAGGGAGCGAAGCCGGGAGAAGGAGGCGAGTTACCTGGTTATAAG GTAACCGCTGAAATTGCTGCGACCAGATTCTCAGTAGCTGGAGTGGGGTTAATATCACCACCACCTCATCACGATATCTATTCAATTGAGGATCTCGCAGAGTTGATTTATGATTTAAAATGCGCTAATCCTTCGGCTCGTATTTCTGTAAAATTAGTGTCGGAAGTAGGAGTAGGCGTAGTTGCGGCAGGCGTGGCAAAG GGAAAAGCAGAACACATCGTAATATCCGGTCACGATGGCGGAACTGGAGCTAGCAGTTGGACGGGAATAAAATCTGCGGGTTTACCGTGGGAATTGGGAGTCGCGGAAACTCATCAAGTTCTGACTTTGAATAATCTTCGATCAAGAGTTGTTGTTCAAGCGGATGGACAATTACGCACGGGATTCGATATTGTGGTAGCAGCTCTCTTGGGTGCCGATGAGTTTGGATTCAGTACTGCACCCTTGATTTCTATGGGTTGTACCATGATGAGAAAGTGTCATTTAAACACTTGCCCTGTAGGTATTGCCACACAAGATCCTGCACTTCGCAAGAAATTCGAAGGAAAGCCGGAACACGTCATAAACTTTTTCTTTGCATTGGCAGAAGAG GTACGTTCACATATGGCCAGTCTAGGAATTCGTAAATTCCAAGATCTAATTGGCCGTACGGATCTCTTAAGAGTTCGAAAAAATGTCTCGATCGAGAAAGCCAAAACGCTAAATCTCGATAATATTTTGCGCAATGCGCTCGAACTTCGACCAGGAGTCAATATTAAAGGCGGATCGATGAAACAAGACTTTCAGTTGGAAAACAGATTGGACAATCGCATGATCGAATTGTCGAAACCAgtctttgaaagaaaacaagATCGCGTCGAGATGGAGTTGAATATCAATAATGAATGTAGAGCGTTTGCATCGACTTTGAGCTATCATATTTCTAA ATTGTTCGGCGAAGATGGACTGCCAGAAGGTAGTATAAACGTAAAGATGAAAGGTTCAGCAGGTCAGAGTTTTTGCGCTTTCATGACTAAAGGGGTGCACGTAACTCTTGAAGGAGATGCCAACGATTACGTCGGAAAA GGACTGTGCGGAGGAGAAATTGTCATATATCCACCGAAGGATTCTACTTTCGATTCCGAAACAAACGTAATTGTAGGTAACGTTTGCCTTTACGGCGCAACTTCCGGGAAAGCTTATTTCCGAGGGATCGCTGCCGAAAGGTTCAGCGTTCGAAACAGTGGAGCAGTAGTTGTAGTCGAAGGCGTAGGAGATCATGGATGCGAATACATGACGGGTGGTTGTGCGATCATTCTAGGACTTACAGGACGAAATTTTGCTGCTGGAATGTCCGGTGGAATAGCATACGTATTCGATGTGGACGGatcgttcaagag CAAATGTAATCCTGAAATGGTAGAGCTGCTTCCTCTAGACAAGTCGGAAGATATAGACTTCGTGAAACAACTTTTAGAGGAATTTGTCGAGAAGACCGGTTCCTTAATCGCAAAAGATCTACTGACGCTTTGGCCTGAACCAACGACGCGATTTGTGaag GTATTTCCGTATGAATATCAAAGGGCATTAAAACAAGTCGAGGAAGCCAAACAAGCGCAACCAATCTTGAATGGAAATTCCCAAACATTGGAAAGCCAAATCAAAGACATCGAAGATGCCATTACGGATATCAATATGGAACAACGTAAATTGGATAAGATAAA AGGATTTATGAAATATAAGAGACAAATAAGCGTTTATCGACCGACTGAAAACCGAGTAAATGACTGGGACGAAATATATAATTTCCAAGGAGTCCGTAAAGGACTACGCGTACAAGCTGCGAGGTGCATGGAATGTGGTGTGCCATTTTGTCAAAGTAGTCATGGTTGCCCATTAGGGAACATTATTCCTAAGTGGAACGATCTTGTTTTCCAATCGAATTGGAAAGAGGCACTGAATCAATTATTACAAACAAATAATTTTCCAG AATTCACAGGGAGAGTTTGTCCTGCTCCGTGCGAAGGTGCTTGCGTTTTGGGAATATCTGAACCAGCAGTTACTATAAAGAACATCGAATGCGCTATAATTGATCATGCGTTCGAGCAAGGTTGGATAGTGCCACATCCACCCACAACGAGAACCGGTCGACGAATCGCCGTGATTGGTTCCGGTCCAGCAGGATTAGCTGCAGCTCATCAACTAAACAAGGCAGGACATTTGGTAACTGTTTATGAAAGGAATGATCGAATAGGGGGTCTTCTACAATACGGAATACCAACTATGAAATTGTCGAAACAAGTTGTTCAGCGAAGAGTCTCCCTTCTCGCCGCTGAGGGAATCACTTTTAAAACTGGCGTCAATGTTGGAAAAGACATCTCTGCTAAG GAATTACGCGAACAGTATGACGCAATGTTACTTTGTACTGGCGCAACCTGGCCAAGAGACTTGCCAATACCAGGTCGACAACTGGAAGGTATTCATTTTGCCGTAAGCTTTTTGGAGCATTGGCAAAAGAAACAAATGGGAAACGATACCCCGCTCGATATGCGTCTGATGGCCAAAGACAAGGATGTCATTATAATAGGTGGTGGTGATACTGGTTGTGACTGCATAGCTACATCTTTGCGACAG GGTGCCAAAACAATCACAACTTTTGAAATTTTACCAGAACCACCGAACAAAAGGGGAAGGGATAATCCTTGGCCTCAATTTCCAAGAGTGTTCAAGGTAGATTACGGTCACGAAGAAGTTTCCTTGAAGTTTGGACGCGACCCACGTCAATTCAGTACGTTGAGCAAA GAATTTTTGGACGATGGAAATGGACATGTGAGCGGGATTAAAACGGTGTCAGTTTCGTGGACGATGGAAAATGGTCGTTGGAAGATGGAGGAAGTTCCCGAATCGGAAAAG ATATATAAATGCGACTTAGTCTTACTCGCAATGGGTTTCTTGGGTCCAGAAAAGTACGTAGCAACGGAGCTAGACACGACATTGGATGAAAGAGGTAATTACAAAACTGCAATTGGCAAATATGAAACAAGTTTATCCGGCACGTACGCAGCTGGAG ATTGCCGGCGTGGACAGTCGTTAGTTGTTTGGGCAATTACCGAGGGCAGACAAGCCGCGAGAGAAATAGATATGGCTTTAATGGGATCGACTGGTCTTCCCGTATCTGGTGGTgttataaccagcgttgtcgctTGA
- the LOC143344378 gene encoding uncharacterized protein LOC143344378 isoform X2 — translation MLLVDTHERRIIQDVELKLQIARSRPHSQWLKDQITMEELRAADVGHAAMPSENGSAETKDEAMRKLAAVDANPISAVNRVWGGDKRLSLYGYTLETINMLLLPMMQSKKEALGSMGNDAPLACLSQFQPLIYEYFKQLFAQVTNPPIDPFREKIVMSMLCPIGPESNILEPNEMQVHRLFLPQPILSLEDLEIVRRTKYRGWKTKTIDMTYPVQDGPPGLVNTLDRVSQEADQAAKEGYQFIILSDRQAGPERVPVSSLLILGAVHHYLIEERQRMKVGLILETGEAREVHHVCLLLGYGADAVCPYLVFEMARNLRADGVLDSSLTDNALCANYAEAMERGIGKVMAKMGISTLQSYKGAQIFEAVGLSDEVVDKCFKGTQSRIGGVTFDILAQEAFERHQLTYWNKPMDMLVIRNPGIYHWRSGGEKHINDPDSIANLQDYVSSKNLNAYDKYRKTTMEMVRACTLRGQLEFVDKTENSIPIDEVESASEIVKRFATGAMSFGSISIEAHTTLAIAMNRIGGKSNTGEGGENSDRYLDQEPEFNKRSAIKQVASGRFGVTSSYLANADDLQIKMAQGAKPGEGGELPGYKVTAEIAATRFSVAGVGLISPPPHHDIYSIEDLAELIYDLKCANPSARISVKLVSEVGVGVVAAGVAKGKAEHIVISGHDGGTGASSWTGIKSAGLPWELGVAETHQVLTLNNLRSRVVVQADGQLRTGFDIVVAALLGADEFGFSTAPLISMGCTMMRKCHLNTCPVGIATQDPALRKKFEGKPEHVINFFFALAEEVRSHMASLGIRKFQDLIGRTDLLRVRKNVSIEKAKTLNLDNILRNALELRPGVNIKGGSMKQDFQLENRLDNRMIELSKPVFERKQDRVEMELNINNECRAFASTLSYHISKLFGEDGLPEGSINVKMKGSAGQSFCAFMTKGVHVTLEGDANDYVGKGLCGGEIVIYPPKDSTFDSETNVIVGNVCLYGATSGKAYFRGIAAERFSVRNSGAVVVVEGVGDHGCEYMTGGCAIILGLTGRNFAAGMSGGIAYVFDVDGSFKSKCNPEMVELLPLDKSEDIDFVKQLLEEFVEKTGSLIAKDLLTLWPEPTTRFVKVFPYEYQRALKQVEEAKQAQPILNGNSQTLESQIKDIEDAITDINMEQRKLDKIKGFMKYKRQISVYRPTENRVNDWDEIYNFQGVRKGLRVQAARCMECGVPFCQSSHGCPLGNIIPKWNDLVFQSNWKEALNQLLQTNNFPEFTGRVCPAPCEGACVLGISEPAVTIKNIECAIIDHAFEQGWIVPHPPTTRTGRRIAVIGSGPAGLAAAHQLNKAGHLVTVYERNDRIGGLLQYGIPTMKLSKQVVQRRVSLLAAEGITFKTGVNVGKDISAKELREQYDAMLLCTGATWPRDLPIPGRQLEGIHFAVSFLEHWQKKQMGNDTPLDMRLMAKDKDVIIIGGGDTGCDCIATSLRQGAKTITTFEILPEPPNKRGRDNPWPQFPRVFKVDYGHEEVSLKFGRDPRQFSTLSKEFLDDGNGHVSGIKTVSVSWTMENGRWKMEEVPESEKIYKCDLVLLAMGFLGPEKYVATELDTTLDERGNYKTAIGKYETSLSGTYAAGDCRRGQSLVVWAITEGRQAAREIDMALMGSTGLPVSGGVITSVVA, via the exons ATGCTGCTCGTCGATACTCACGAACGGAGGATTATTCAAGACGTCGAACTGAAGCTACAGATTGCTAGAAGCAGACCTCATTCTCAATGGCTGAAAGATCAG ATCACGATGGAAGAGCTACGTGCTGCCGACGTCGGTCACGCGGCAATGCCATCTGAAAACGGGTCGGCGGAAACCAAAGACGAAGCTATGAGAAAACTCGCGGCGGTCGACGCAAATCCAATATCTGCTGTGAATCGAGTTTGGGGAGGCGACAAGAGACTATCCCTCTATGGATACACGCTAGAAACCATTAATATGTTGCTTCTGCCAATGATGCAGAGCAA AAAAGAAGCACTGGGTTCCATGGGTAATGATGCTCCACTGGCCTGCCTGTCGCAATTTCAGCCGCTCATCTACGAGTATTTTAAACAGTTGTTTGCCCAG GTTACGAATCCTCCGATAGATCCATTTAGAGAGAAGATCGTAATGTCGATGCTTTGTCCCATCGGTCCCGAGAGTAACATCTTGGAACCAAACGAAATGCAAGTGCATAGGTTATTTTTGCCGCAACCAATACTATCCCTAGAAGATCTGGAGATAGTCAGACGGACTAAATACCGTGGATGGAAGACTAAAACAATTGATATGACTTACCCTGTACAAGATGGTCCGCCTGGGTTAGTGAATACGTTGGACCGTGTTAGCCAGGAGGCGGATCAAGCTGCGAAAGAGGGTTATCAGTTCATCATTCTTTCCGACAGACAGGCTGGTCCAGAAAG AGTACCTGTGAGTAGTTTGTTAATACTGGGTGCAGTGCACCACTACTTAATTGAAGAACGACAGCGTATGAAGGTTGGTCTTATTCTCGAAACCGGCGAAGCCAGAGAAGTGCATCACGTTTGTTTGCTACTCGGTTACGGGGCGGATGCTGTTTGTCCGTATCTTGTATTCGAGATGGCGAGAAATCTACGAGCAGATGGTGTGCTAGATTCTTCCTTGACTGATAACGCTTTATGTGCG AACTATGCAGAAGCAATGGAGAGGGGTATAGGGAAGGTAATGGCAAAAATGGGAATCTCTACGTTGCAATCGTACAAGGGAGCTCAAATTTTCGAAGCGGTCGGGTTATCCGATGAGGTCGTCGACAAATGCTTCAAG GGTACACAGTCCCGCATTGGTGGAGTTACCTTCGATATTTTGGCACAAGAAGCATTCGAAAGGCATCAACTTACATATTGGAACAAACCTATGGATATGCTCGTCATTCGCAATCCAGGCATTTACCACTGGCGTTCCGGCGGAGAGAAACACATAAATGATCCTGATAGCATTGCGAATTTGCAG GACTACGTGAGTTCGAAGAACTTGAACGCGTACGACAAGTATCGAAAAACAACTATGGAAATGGTGAGGGCTTGTACGTTACGAGGTCAATTGGAATTTGTAGACAAGACCGAGAATTCCATACCCATCGACGAAGTTGAATCAGCATCCGAAATCGTGAAACGGTTCGCAACCGGAGCCATGAGTTTTGGAAGTATTTCGATAGAGGCACATACGACTCTAGCGATCGCGATGAATCGTATCGGAGGTAAATCTAATACTGGCGAAGGTGGTGAAAATTCTGACAG ATATCTAGATCAGGAACCAGAATTCAATAAACGATCAGCTATTAAACAGGTTGCTAGTGGTCGTTTCGGCGTAACTTCGAGTTATTTAGCAAACGCTGATGATCTCCAAATTAAAATGGCACAGGGAGCGAAGCCGGGAGAAGGAGGCGAGTTACCTGGTTATAAG GTAACCGCTGAAATTGCTGCGACCAGATTCTCAGTAGCTGGAGTGGGGTTAATATCACCACCACCTCATCACGATATCTATTCAATTGAGGATCTCGCAGAGTTGATTTATGATTTAAAATGCGCTAATCCTTCGGCTCGTATTTCTGTAAAATTAGTGTCGGAAGTAGGAGTAGGCGTAGTTGCGGCAGGCGTGGCAAAG GGAAAAGCAGAACACATCGTAATATCCGGTCACGATGGCGGAACTGGAGCTAGCAGTTGGACGGGAATAAAATCTGCGGGTTTACCGTGGGAATTGGGAGTCGCGGAAACTCATCAAGTTCTGACTTTGAATAATCTTCGATCAAGAGTTGTTGTTCAAGCGGATGGACAATTACGCACGGGATTCGATATTGTGGTAGCAGCTCTCTTGGGTGCCGATGAGTTTGGATTCAGTACTGCACCCTTGATTTCTATGGGTTGTACCATGATGAGAAAGTGTCATTTAAACACTTGCCCTGTAGGTATTGCCACACAAGATCCTGCACTTCGCAAGAAATTCGAAGGAAAGCCGGAACACGTCATAAACTTTTTCTTTGCATTGGCAGAAGAG GTACGTTCACATATGGCCAGTCTAGGAATTCGTAAATTCCAAGATCTAATTGGCCGTACGGATCTCTTAAGAGTTCGAAAAAATGTCTCGATCGAGAAAGCCAAAACGCTAAATCTCGATAATATTTTGCGCAATGCGCTCGAACTTCGACCAGGAGTCAATATTAAAGGCGGATCGATGAAACAAGACTTTCAGTTGGAAAACAGATTGGACAATCGCATGATCGAATTGTCGAAACCAgtctttgaaagaaaacaagATCGCGTCGAGATGGAGTTGAATATCAATAATGAATGTAGAGCGTTTGCATCGACTTTGAGCTATCATATTTCTAA ATTGTTCGGCGAAGATGGACTGCCAGAAGGTAGTATAAACGTAAAGATGAAAGGTTCAGCAGGTCAGAGTTTTTGCGCTTTCATGACTAAAGGGGTGCACGTAACTCTTGAAGGAGATGCCAACGATTACGTCGGAAAA GGACTGTGCGGAGGAGAAATTGTCATATATCCACCGAAGGATTCTACTTTCGATTCCGAAACAAACGTAATTGTAGGTAACGTTTGCCTTTACGGCGCAACTTCCGGGAAAGCTTATTTCCGAGGGATCGCTGCCGAAAGGTTCAGCGTTCGAAACAGTGGAGCAGTAGTTGTAGTCGAAGGCGTAGGAGATCATGGATGCGAATACATGACGGGTGGTTGTGCGATCATTCTAGGACTTACAGGACGAAATTTTGCTGCTGGAATGTCCGGTGGAATAGCATACGTATTCGATGTGGACGGatcgttcaagag CAAATGTAATCCTGAAATGGTAGAGCTGCTTCCTCTAGACAAGTCGGAAGATATAGACTTCGTGAAACAACTTTTAGAGGAATTTGTCGAGAAGACCGGTTCCTTAATCGCAAAAGATCTACTGACGCTTTGGCCTGAACCAACGACGCGATTTGTGaag GTATTTCCGTATGAATATCAAAGGGCATTAAAACAAGTCGAGGAAGCCAAACAAGCGCAACCAATCTTGAATGGAAATTCCCAAACATTGGAAAGCCAAATCAAAGACATCGAAGATGCCATTACGGATATCAATATGGAACAACGTAAATTGGATAAGATAAA AGGATTTATGAAATATAAGAGACAAATAAGCGTTTATCGACCGACTGAAAACCGAGTAAATGACTGGGACGAAATATATAATTTCCAAGGAGTCCGTAAAGGACTACGCGTACAAGCTGCGAGGTGCATGGAATGTGGTGTGCCATTTTGTCAAAGTAGTCATGGTTGCCCATTAGGGAACATTATTCCTAAGTGGAACGATCTTGTTTTCCAATCGAATTGGAAAGAGGCACTGAATCAATTATTACAAACAAATAATTTTCCAG AATTCACAGGGAGAGTTTGTCCTGCTCCGTGCGAAGGTGCTTGCGTTTTGGGAATATCTGAACCAGCAGTTACTATAAAGAACATCGAATGCGCTATAATTGATCATGCGTTCGAGCAAGGTTGGATAGTGCCACATCCACCCACAACGAGAACCGGTCGACGAATCGCCGTGATTGGTTCCGGTCCAGCAGGATTAGCTGCAGCTCATCAACTAAACAAGGCAGGACATTTGGTAACTGTTTATGAAAGGAATGATCGAATAGGGGGTCTTCTACAATACGGAATACCAACTATGAAATTGTCGAAACAAGTTGTTCAGCGAAGAGTCTCCCTTCTCGCCGCTGAGGGAATCACTTTTAAAACTGGCGTCAATGTTGGAAAAGACATCTCTGCTAAG GAATTACGCGAACAGTATGACGCAATGTTACTTTGTACTGGCGCAACCTGGCCAAGAGACTTGCCAATACCAGGTCGACAACTGGAAGGTATTCATTTTGCCGTAAGCTTTTTGGAGCATTGGCAAAAGAAACAAATGGGAAACGATACCCCGCTCGATATGCGTCTGATGGCCAAAGACAAGGATGTCATTATAATAGGTGGTGGTGATACTGGTTGTGACTGCATAGCTACATCTTTGCGACAG GGTGCCAAAACAATCACAACTTTTGAAATTTTACCAGAACCACCGAACAAAAGGGGAAGGGATAATCCTTGGCCTCAATTTCCAAGAGTGTTCAAGGTAGATTACGGTCACGAAGAAGTTTCCTTGAAGTTTGGACGCGACCCACGTCAATTCAGTACGTTGAGCAAA GAATTTTTGGACGATGGAAATGGACATGTGAGCGGGATTAAAACGGTGTCAGTTTCGTGGACGATGGAAAATGGTCGTTGGAAGATGGAGGAAGTTCCCGAATCGGAAAAG ATATATAAATGCGACTTAGTCTTACTCGCAATGGGTTTCTTGGGTCCAGAAAAGTACGTAGCAACGGAGCTAGACACGACATTGGATGAAAGAGGTAATTACAAAACTGCAATTGGCAAATATGAAACAAGTTTATCCGGCACGTACGCAGCTGGAG ATTGCCGGCGTGGACAGTCGTTAGTTGTTTGGGCAATTACCGAGGGCAGACAAGCCGCGAGAGAAATAGATATGGCTTTAATGGGATCGACTGGTCTTCCCGTATCTGGTGGTgttataaccagcgttgtcgctTGA